The following are encoded in a window of Paenibacillaceae bacterium GAS479 genomic DNA:
- a CDS encoding transcriptional regulator, ArgR family → MKGLRHVKIREIIGRNVIETQDELVDALRTAGLQVTQATVSRDIKELQLIKIPSEDGRYKYSLPQEQRFIPVNKLKRSMLDNFLHVDQADNLVVMKCLPGTANAIAALVDGMEWPEIMGTISGDDTLLLICRKKEHGNKIVEQLLAMMS, encoded by the coding sequence ATGAAGGGATTGCGACATGTAAAAATTCGTGAAATTATCGGACGCAATGTAATTGAGACCCAAGACGAGCTTGTGGACGCGCTTCGCACGGCTGGCCTACAGGTAACGCAGGCAACGGTTTCAAGAGACATCAAGGAATTGCAGCTCATCAAGATTCCTTCCGAGGATGGCCGTTACAAATATTCACTTCCACAGGAACAGCGCTTTATTCCTGTTAATAAGCTTAAGCGTTCGATGCTCGACAACTTTCTTCATGTTGATCAAGCAGACAATCTGGTTGTAATGAAGTGCCTTCCAGGTACGGCCAACGCTATTGCGGCCTTGGTTGATGGCATGGAATGGCCTGAAATTATGGGAACGATCAGTGGTGACGACACGCTTTTACTTATATGCCGCAAGAAAGAGCATGGCAATAAAATTGTTGAGCAGCTGCTTGCAATGATGAGCTAA
- a CDS encoding 23S rRNA (cytidine1920-2'-O)/16S rRNA (cytidine1409-2'-O)-methyltransferase encodes MTTTKERIDILLVELGYFPSREKAKAALMAGLVLVDNEPVDKSGTKVKRESVIKVKGSVHPYVSRGGLKLEKAIREFGIDMSGRVMLDIGASTGGFTDCALQNGADYVYAIDVGYNQLDWSLRQHPKVNVMERVNFRYIKPEDLSGPVPNCASIDVSFISLKLILPALAPLIAEGSDVVGLIKPQFEAGRDKVGKSGVVREQAVHLEVLQSVVAAAATAGLSLKHLTFSPITGGEGNIEFLAHWVRDADPEALDAWAEKLEQLVRQAAEHFHSGK; translated from the coding sequence ATGACAACGACTAAAGAACGAATCGATATTCTGCTCGTGGAGCTTGGCTATTTTCCAAGTCGGGAAAAAGCGAAGGCTGCTTTGATGGCCGGACTCGTGCTTGTTGACAATGAGCCGGTTGATAAAAGCGGAACAAAAGTAAAACGTGAATCCGTCATCAAGGTGAAGGGGAGCGTCCATCCTTATGTAAGCCGGGGCGGCTTGAAGCTTGAAAAGGCGATCCGGGAATTCGGAATCGATATGTCTGGTCGCGTTATGCTCGATATCGGAGCTTCCACGGGCGGGTTCACCGATTGTGCGCTCCAAAATGGGGCCGACTATGTGTATGCCATTGACGTTGGTTACAATCAGCTGGACTGGTCGCTTCGCCAGCATCCTAAAGTCAATGTAATGGAGCGGGTCAATTTTCGCTATATCAAGCCTGAGGATCTATCGGGGCCAGTCCCGAACTGCGCATCCATTGATGTATCGTTCATCTCACTCAAGCTGATTCTTCCCGCCCTTGCGCCTCTGATTGCCGAAGGCTCGGATGTAGTCGGCCTGATCAAACCTCAGTTTGAGGCGGGACGGGACAAGGTGGGCAAGTCCGGAGTAGTCAGGGAGCAAGCGGTGCATCTTGAAGTTCTGCAAAGCGTAGTTGCTGCAGCGGCGACGGCTGGCTTAAGTCTTAAACACTTGACATTTTCGCCCATTACAGGCGGTGAAGGCAATATCGAATTCCTTGCACATTGGGTGCGGGATGCTGATCCGGAGGCTCTTGATGCATGGGCCGAGAAGCTCGAACAGCTAGTGCGCCAAGCGGCCGAGCATTTTCATTCCGGCAAATAA
- a CDS encoding 1-deoxy-D-xylulose-5-phosphate synthase: MLLDKLNGPQDLKGLSVLELEQLAGEIRDFLVTKLSATGGHLAPNLGVVELTLALHFLFDSPNDKFIFDVGHQSYVHKILTGRMDRFDSLRKQGGLCGFIKRAESEHDVWEAGHSSTSLSAAMGMAMARDFKGESNKVVAIIGDGALTGGMALEALNHIGHEKRNMIVILNDNEMSIAPNVGAMHQYLGRIRTDRHYQKAKEDLQSLLQKVPAIGGKLAKTAERFKDSLKYLLVSGILFEQFGLHYLGPVDGHDMEQLLETLQQASHMPGPVMVHVVTLKGKGYKPAEADSFKWHGTTPYKIESGQVLKSAGLPMYTEIFGNALIELAERDERIVAVTPAMPAGSGLMKFAARFPGRMIDVGIAEQHAATMSAALAMEGMKPVYAVYSTFLQRAYDQVVHDICRHNANVIFAIDRAGFVGPDGETHHGVFDISFMRHIPNMVMMMPKDENELRNMLKTAVDYNDGPIAVRYPRVSGRGVELDPVMTPIPIGTWEVVRQGDSAAVMAIGPMVEMAERAAELLRREGLSLRVINARFIKPLDTAMLDSLAEEGLPLLVMEEGAVQGGLGGAILEHYSLTGRAGTSVSLIGIPDEFIEHASIEEQQIASGLTPERLAAEVLALQPKRKRATNQH; this comes from the coding sequence GTGCTGCTCGATAAACTTAACGGACCCCAAGATCTGAAAGGCCTCTCCGTCCTGGAGCTTGAACAGCTCGCGGGCGAAATCCGAGATTTTCTCGTGACGAAGCTTTCGGCCACGGGAGGACATTTAGCGCCAAATCTTGGTGTTGTGGAGCTGACTCTTGCGCTGCACTTTCTGTTTGACAGTCCAAATGATAAATTTATTTTTGACGTCGGTCACCAATCCTACGTGCATAAGATCTTAACCGGGCGCATGGATCGTTTTGATTCACTTCGCAAGCAAGGTGGACTTTGCGGCTTCATCAAGCGAGCTGAGAGCGAGCATGATGTGTGGGAAGCTGGGCATAGCAGCACATCGCTGTCTGCGGCTATGGGCATGGCTATGGCTCGTGATTTTAAGGGCGAGTCGAACAAGGTTGTTGCCATTATCGGCGACGGTGCGCTTACCGGTGGAATGGCGCTCGAAGCACTGAACCATATCGGCCACGAGAAGCGGAATATGATCGTCATACTCAATGATAATGAGATGTCGATCGCTCCGAACGTCGGTGCGATGCATCAGTATTTAGGCCGAATCCGTACAGATCGCCACTATCAAAAGGCTAAAGAGGATCTTCAGTCGCTTCTTCAGAAGGTGCCGGCGATTGGCGGCAAGCTGGCCAAAACGGCTGAGCGATTCAAGGATAGCCTCAAGTATTTGCTAGTCAGCGGTATTCTGTTTGAGCAGTTCGGATTGCATTATCTTGGACCTGTAGACGGCCATGACATGGAGCAGCTGCTGGAGACGCTTCAGCAAGCCAGCCATATGCCGGGGCCAGTAATGGTGCATGTTGTAACGCTTAAGGGTAAGGGTTATAAGCCAGCTGAAGCCGATTCCTTTAAATGGCATGGGACTACTCCCTATAAAATTGAATCCGGTCAAGTACTGAAATCCGCCGGCCTGCCTATGTATACGGAGATTTTCGGCAATGCTCTTATCGAGCTGGCTGAACGCGATGAGCGAATCGTCGCAGTCACTCCGGCCATGCCGGCTGGTTCTGGCTTGATGAAGTTTGCGGCTCGATTCCCGGGTCGGATGATCGATGTGGGAATAGCCGAGCAGCATGCGGCCACGATGTCTGCTGCCTTGGCAATGGAAGGAATGAAGCCCGTTTACGCGGTTTACTCTACGTTCCTTCAGCGGGCTTATGATCAGGTCGTGCACGATATTTGTCGTCATAATGCTAACGTTATATTTGCAATTGACCGGGCTGGGTTCGTAGGACCTGACGGCGAAACGCATCACGGCGTCTTCGATATCTCATTCATGCGGCATATCCCCAATATGGTCATGATGATGCCTAAGGACGAGAATGAGCTGCGGAATATGCTTAAAACGGCCGTAGACTATAATGACGGACCGATAGCGGTTCGCTATCCCCGTGTAAGCGGCAGGGGAGTAGAGCTGGATCCCGTCATGACGCCGATTCCGATTGGAACATGGGAAGTTGTGCGTCAAGGCGATTCCGCTGCTGTGATGGCGATTGGTCCTATGGTCGAGATGGCAGAGAGGGCTGCAGAGTTGCTTCGTCGCGAAGGGCTTTCTCTGAGAGTGATCAATGCCCGCTTCATCAAGCCGCTGGATACGGCGATGCTGGATAGCTTGGCGGAAGAGGGGCTGCCGCTTCTGGTCATGGAAGAAGGTGCTGTCCAAGGCGGTCTCGGCGGAGCCATCCTCGAGCATTATTCGCTCACGGGACGAGCAGGAACTTCTGTCAGCCTGATCGGCATTCCCGATGAATTTATCGAGCATGCTTCCATTGAGGAGCAGCAGATAGCCTCTGGTCTTACTCCGGAGCGCCTCGCTGCGGAAGTGCTTGCTTTGCAGCCTAAGCGCAAGCGGGCAACCAATCAGCATTAA
- a CDS encoding geranylgeranyl diphosphate synthase, type II, with product MSEQAMLGDYLATSVSRVEEELARSLPVEWNVPVKLRESMDYSLSAGGKRLRPVLVLASAEAARGDERDSKAVLRVACAVELIHTYSLVHDDLPAMDNDDFRRGKPTNHRVFGEAMAILAGDALLTHAFQLAASARHYGANPVDVLDIVEDLARLSGAAGMVGGQAADMQGEQGITTIAELEYIHEHKTSDLIVFSVTAGARLGGADAETLVKLTTFGRKIGLAFQIQDDILDLVGDEKKLGKKTNSDTAAGKVTYPYLIGMEESRRLMEKLTEEAKQALYEAKLKRPDRLLQLSDFLMNRDR from the coding sequence GTGAGTGAGCAAGCTATGCTTGGCGACTATTTAGCTACCTCTGTTTCTCGCGTTGAGGAGGAGCTGGCAAGATCGCTGCCTGTCGAATGGAATGTTCCGGTTAAGCTCCGTGAGTCAATGGACTATTCGTTGTCTGCTGGCGGGAAGAGGCTGCGTCCTGTACTCGTGTTAGCTTCAGCAGAGGCAGCTCGAGGCGACGAGCGAGACAGCAAAGCAGTTCTTCGTGTCGCTTGTGCTGTGGAGCTGATCCATACTTATTCGCTTGTCCATGATGATCTGCCTGCGATGGACAATGATGATTTCCGTCGCGGGAAGCCGACGAATCATCGCGTTTTTGGCGAAGCGATGGCGATTCTCGCCGGGGATGCATTACTTACTCATGCCTTTCAGCTGGCAGCATCGGCTCGTCACTATGGAGCCAATCCGGTGGATGTGCTGGATATTGTCGAGGATCTTGCCCGCTTGTCTGGAGCTGCAGGCATGGTTGGCGGCCAAGCCGCAGACATGCAAGGAGAGCAGGGAATAACGACAATTGCGGAGCTGGAATATATTCATGAACACAAAACGAGCGACTTAATCGTCTTCTCTGTAACGGCCGGTGCAAGGCTCGGTGGCGCCGATGCTGAAACTTTGGTGAAGCTGACGACGTTCGGCCGTAAAATTGGTCTAGCCTTTCAAATTCAGGATGACATTCTGGATCTGGTTGGAGATGAGAAGAAGCTTGGCAAAAAGACGAACAGCGATACTGCCGCAGGCAAAGTTACTTATCCTTATCTGATCGGCATGGAAGAGAGTCGCCGGTTGATGGAGAAGCTGACTGAGGAAGCGAAACAAGCGTTGTATGAAGCAAAGCTGAAGCGGCCTGACCGGCTGCTTCAACTGTCCGATTTCCTGATGAACCGAGATCGGTAA
- a CDS encoding Exodeoxyribonuclease VII small subunit: MSDETLEQALSFEQAMEKLEEIVERLESSDVPLETAIELFQEGMKLSHLCGGKLEQVERKIEALLDGGSELRTEPFASAGEERGETL, from the coding sequence ATGAGCGATGAGACGCTAGAGCAGGCGCTCAGCTTTGAGCAGGCAATGGAAAAGCTTGAGGAGATTGTAGAGCGGCTGGAAAGCAGCGATGTGCCGCTGGAGACCGCTATCGAGCTGTTTCAAGAGGGCATGAAGCTTTCCCATTTGTGTGGCGGCAAGCTCGAACAGGTCGAAAGAAAAATCGAAGCTCTGCTTGATGGAGGGTCTGAGCTTAGGACAGAGCCTTTTGCCTCTGCGGGTGAAGAACGGGGGGAGACTCTGTGA
- a CDS encoding Exodeoxyribonuclease VII large subunit has product MADTPRIYSIKELTKYIRMKLEGDRLLGDVWIRGEISNFTHHSSGHMYYTLKDKDSRLKCIMFATHNQRLPFIPREGTKVIARGNISVYERDGNYQFYCTSMQPDGLGSLYLAYEQLKARLDEEGLFHESRKRPLPRYPAVIGVITSPTGAAIRDIITTLQRRYPAAAILIYPAVVQGKSAAPSIVRGIEAMNRHGKADVLIVGRGGGSLEELWAFNEEAVARAIASSLIPIISAVGHETDFTIADFAADQRAATPTAAAELAAPHMAELRESLARLDQRLEAAVLNKVRIRKERLLRARRSPYFVHPRRYMLDQAQRLDRLRQRLEERAGRHPERAAHKLERLQRRLETQSPHSRAGESRRELGRLMERLEKSIRSNVKDARQRTVSSVRQLDALSPLKVMSRGYSLVYEESNDKLVRSVKDLELGDVVHVRLPDGSAQCHVWSIKEDEQE; this is encoded by the coding sequence GTGGCCGATACACCTCGTATTTATTCCATCAAAGAACTGACCAAATATATTCGCATGAAGCTGGAAGGCGATCGTCTGCTTGGCGATGTATGGATTCGTGGAGAAATCTCCAACTTTACCCATCATTCCAGTGGCCATATGTATTATACGCTCAAGGATAAGGACAGCCGGCTCAAATGCATCATGTTTGCAACTCACAATCAGAGGCTCCCCTTTATTCCACGTGAAGGCACCAAAGTTATTGCCAGAGGCAACATATCCGTATATGAGCGTGATGGCAATTACCAGTTCTACTGCACGAGTATGCAGCCGGACGGACTTGGAAGTCTTTATCTTGCGTATGAGCAGCTCAAGGCTCGATTGGATGAGGAAGGTTTGTTCCACGAATCGCGCAAGCGGCCGCTGCCGCGCTATCCTGCCGTGATTGGCGTTATCACCTCGCCGACAGGAGCTGCAATTAGGGATATTATCACAACGCTGCAGCGGAGATACCCGGCGGCAGCGATTTTGATTTATCCCGCAGTTGTGCAGGGCAAAAGCGCTGCTCCTTCCATTGTGCGAGGCATTGAGGCGATGAATCGTCATGGCAAGGCCGATGTATTAATCGTTGGCCGTGGAGGCGGCTCGCTGGAGGAGTTATGGGCCTTTAATGAGGAAGCAGTAGCCCGAGCCATTGCTTCCTCGCTTATACCTATCATTTCTGCCGTTGGCCATGAGACGGACTTCACGATCGCTGATTTTGCAGCTGATCAGCGTGCTGCGACACCTACAGCGGCAGCAGAGCTAGCTGCGCCGCATATGGCGGAGCTCCGAGAATCGCTGGCCAGGCTGGACCAGCGTTTGGAGGCGGCCGTTCTTAATAAGGTTCGCATCCGCAAGGAGCGACTGCTTCGCGCGCGTCGCTCCCCTTATTTTGTCCATCCGCGCCGTTATATGTTGGATCAAGCTCAGCGGCTTGACCGACTTCGCCAGCGGCTGGAAGAGCGTGCTGGGCGGCATCCCGAGCGAGCCGCACATAAGCTGGAGCGATTGCAAAGAAGACTGGAAACTCAATCACCGCATAGCAGAGCTGGCGAATCCCGCCGCGAACTGGGACGTTTGATGGAGAGACTCGAGAAGTCGATTCGTTCTAATGTGAAAGATGCGCGGCAACGAACAGTGTCTTCTGTCCGACAGTTGGATGCTCTTAGTCCGCTTAAAGTAATGTCTCGTGGGTACAGTCTTGTATACGAAGAAAGCAACGATAAGCTGGTCCGTTCCGTAAAGGATCTGGAGCTCGGCGATGTGGTCCATGTCCGCCTGCCTGACGGCAGCGCGCAGTGTCACGTATGGTCGATCAAGGAGGATGAGCAGGAATGA
- a CDS encoding methenyltetrahydrofolate cyclohydrolase, with the protein MSAKVIDGKRIAQEIKEEIRLETGNLKGQGIVPGLAVVLVGGDPASAVYVGNKEKTCREMGFYSEVHRLPEETTEAELVELVGNLNRNDSVHGILVQLPLPKHINEKSVIDAIAVHKDVDSFSPQSTGNLVIGDESLLPCTPAGIIELIKRTDMEISGKHAVVIGRSNIVGKPVAMLLLRENATVTICHSRTENMERIAAEADILVVAIGKPKAIDSRFVKPGAVVIDVGVNRLDNGKLSGDVDYDDCLNKASAITPVPGGVGPMTIAMLMKNTLKAAKLQAGV; encoded by the coding sequence ATGAGTGCAAAGGTTATTGACGGCAAACGTATCGCACAGGAAATCAAGGAAGAGATACGACTGGAAACAGGGAACTTGAAGGGGCAAGGCATCGTGCCCGGCCTGGCGGTCGTTTTAGTCGGCGGAGATCCGGCTTCGGCTGTTTATGTCGGCAATAAGGAGAAAACCTGCCGCGAAATGGGCTTTTACTCCGAGGTTCATCGACTGCCGGAGGAAACGACGGAAGCTGAACTTGTGGAGCTTGTTGGAAACCTGAACCGTAACGATTCCGTGCATGGAATTTTAGTTCAGCTTCCATTGCCTAAGCACATCAACGAGAAGTCGGTCATCGATGCGATTGCGGTCCACAAGGACGTAGACAGCTTCAGTCCTCAAAGCACTGGCAATTTGGTTATCGGTGATGAGAGCCTTCTGCCATGCACACCTGCAGGCATCATTGAGTTGATCAAACGAACGGATATGGAGATTTCTGGCAAACATGCGGTAGTCATTGGACGTAGCAATATTGTGGGAAAACCTGTTGCAATGTTGCTGCTTCGCGAAAATGCGACCGTTACCATCTGCCACTCTCGTACAGAAAATATGGAGCGAATCGCTGCGGAGGCCGATATTCTCGTCGTCGCAATTGGTAAACCCAAAGCGATCGACAGCCGCTTCGTCAAGCCTGGTGCTGTTGTAATCGACGTTGGCGTTAACCGGCTTGACAATGGCAAGCTATCCGGGGATGTCGACTACGACGATTGCCTTAACAAGGCGTCCGCAATTACGCCGGTTCCAGGCGGAGTCGGTCCGATGACGATCGCCATGCTGATGAAGAATACCCTGAAGGCAGCCAAGCTTCAGGCAGGGGTTTGA
- a CDS encoding NusB antitermination factor, which produces MKRRLAREIAVQSLYHMEMNEVTVEEAVAMLLAEARDENEIGADKVEEGETGDFAKQLVLGVIERKVAIDAMLQQYLTGWQVDRLSKVDHQVLRLACYELVFGADVPPKAVVNEAIELSKHFGTNESGKFVNGVLGRLIAELDKLKSQ; this is translated from the coding sequence ATGAAACGTAGGTTGGCGCGTGAAATTGCGGTACAGAGCCTGTACCATATGGAAATGAACGAGGTAACGGTGGAGGAGGCGGTAGCAATGCTGCTTGCCGAAGCCCGGGATGAGAATGAGATCGGCGCAGACAAGGTGGAAGAAGGCGAGACGGGAGATTTCGCGAAGCAACTAGTGCTTGGCGTTATCGAACGCAAAGTGGCCATTGACGCTATGCTGCAGCAATATTTGACGGGTTGGCAGGTCGATCGTCTGTCCAAGGTTGATCATCAGGTGCTGCGACTTGCTTGTTACGAGTTAGTATTCGGCGCTGATGTACCGCCTAAAGCGGTTGTCAATGAAGCCATCGAGTTATCCAAGCATTTTGGTACGAACGAATCGGGCAAGTTTGTCAATGGTGTACTTGGCAGACTTATCGCGGAACTGGACAAGCTCAAATCCCAATAA
- a CDS encoding Uncharacterized membrane protein, with protein sequence MWKEWWEVYGGRIAGVGTALFLALIFLVSGFWDMLFVALLLWIGYTVGFRKDTGGEPLVPWRRIAAWLEDRFQRYR encoded by the coding sequence ATGTGGAAAGAATGGTGGGAAGTTTACGGCGGCAGAATAGCCGGAGTAGGTACCGCCTTGTTTTTGGCGCTTATATTTCTGGTCTCCGGCTTCTGGGACATGCTTTTTGTGGCCTTGCTCCTGTGGATCGGCTATACGGTCGGCTTCCGCAAGGATACCGGCGGCGAGCCGCTAGTACCCTGGAGAAGGATCGCGGCATGGCTTGAAGATCGGTTTCAACGGTATCGCTGA
- a CDS encoding Uncharacterized conserved protein YloU, alkaline shock protein (Asp23) family produces MSRIVDRLLLFLYSLVAGIIAVIAIIFSAGGFKEHDVESFISDWYETGSLVNLAILIGAIVMLLISVRLFYVSIRVAGTASSSIDQRNDFGDIRISMDTVESLVLKAAGRQRGVKDLKTRITAAEAGLEIAIRAVVDGETSIPLLTEDIQKSVKDHVEEITGIPVAAVSVYVANVVPSPSFKSRVE; encoded by the coding sequence GTGAGTCGAATTGTGGACAGACTGCTCTTGTTTCTGTACAGTCTTGTGGCAGGTATCATAGCTGTAATTGCGATTATTTTCAGCGCCGGTGGCTTCAAGGAACATGACGTAGAAAGTTTCATATCTGATTGGTACGAGACCGGCAGTTTGGTTAATCTGGCCATTCTAATCGGTGCGATTGTCATGCTGTTAATCAGTGTACGGTTGTTCTATGTGTCAATCCGGGTTGCGGGAACTGCTTCATCTTCCATCGATCAGCGCAACGACTTTGGTGACATTCGCATTTCAATGGATACGGTAGAGAGCCTTGTGCTTAAAGCAGCAGGCCGCCAGCGCGGTGTGAAAGATCTCAAAACTCGTATTACAGCAGCTGAAGCCGGACTTGAGATTGCGATTCGCGCTGTTGTGGACGGTGAAACTTCCATTCCTCTTCTGACCGAGGACATTCAGAAGTCTGTCAAGGATCATGTGGAGGAAATAACGGGGATTCCGGTTGCGGCCGTGTCGGTGTATGTAGCCAATGTTGTTCCTTCTCCTTCCTTCAAGAGCCGTGTAGAATAG
- a CDS encoding Uncharacterized conserved protein YloU, alkaline shock protein (Asp23) family, with protein sequence MSIMAADYEKTDIGTIQIAPEVIEVIAGLATIEIEGVAGMSGGLGGGIAELLGRKNLSKGVKVEVGHREAAVDVSIIVEYGNPIPDIAAEIQRNVKKSIEMMTGLIVVEVNVHIHDVYFKSGERPEEEDAALRVK encoded by the coding sequence ATGAGCATCATGGCAGCGGACTACGAGAAAACAGACATCGGCACCATCCAGATTGCGCCTGAAGTAATCGAGGTTATTGCAGGACTCGCAACAATCGAGATCGAAGGCGTAGCAGGGATGAGCGGCGGTCTAGGTGGCGGCATTGCGGAGCTTCTGGGCCGCAAGAATTTGTCCAAAGGCGTGAAGGTAGAAGTTGGTCATCGCGAGGCAGCGGTTGATGTGTCCATTATCGTGGAATACGGCAATCCCATTCCTGACATCGCAGCCGAGATTCAACGCAACGTCAAGAAATCCATCGAGATGATGACTGGCCTGATCGTAGTTGAGGTGAACGTACATATTCATGACGTTTACTTTAAGTCAGGGGAGCGTCCCGAAGAGGAAGACGCTGCTCTGAGAGTAAAATAA
- a CDS encoding biotin carboxylase, translating into MKFQKILIANRGEIAVRIIRACRELGIATVAVYSEADRESLHVRLADEAYCIGPTLSKDSYLNLTNIMSVATLTECDAIHPGYGFLAENADFAEICESCNISFIGPSPSAITRMGDKAMAKQTMKDARVPIIPGSDGIIEDLDEAVRIARDIGYPVIIKATAGGGGKGIRIADNEEALIQQITTAQQEAQKAFGNAGVYLEKYLTGMKHVEIQIMADRHGNAVHLFERDCSVQRRRQKLVEEAPCPVLSEDLRERMGLAAVRAALAVEYCGAGTLEFLLGPDGQFYFMEMNTRIQVEHPVTEMITGIDLIKEMISVTEGNPLSFTQEDLKINGVSIECRINAEDSDRSFMPSPGKIGFYLPPGGIGVRVDSSAYPGYTISPHYDSMIAKLIVWAPTRTEAIARMKRALAEFAIEGIKTTIPFHLKLLEHPIFLGGSFDIKFLEEHDVNKPYGDEAADA; encoded by the coding sequence TTGAAATTCCAAAAAATCCTTATCGCCAACCGCGGCGAGATTGCCGTGAGGATCATCCGGGCATGCCGTGAGCTCGGCATCGCAACTGTCGCCGTCTATTCTGAGGCTGACCGTGAATCGCTGCATGTACGATTGGCAGACGAGGCTTATTGCATCGGACCTACGTTGTCGAAGGATAGCTACCTGAACTTGACTAACATCATGAGTGTCGCCACGCTGACCGAATGTGACGCTATTCATCCGGGTTATGGCTTTCTCGCTGAAAACGCTGACTTCGCGGAAATTTGCGAATCCTGCAATATTTCGTTCATCGGGCCTTCGCCTTCAGCGATAACTCGCATGGGCGACAAAGCGATGGCCAAGCAGACGATGAAGGATGCGCGTGTACCGATCATTCCTGGTTCGGACGGGATCATCGAGGATCTCGATGAAGCGGTTCGCATCGCACGCGATATTGGCTATCCTGTCATTATCAAGGCGACGGCTGGAGGCGGAGGCAAGGGAATTCGCATCGCCGATAACGAAGAGGCGCTTATTCAACAGATTACGACTGCTCAGCAGGAAGCCCAAAAGGCTTTCGGCAACGCTGGCGTATATTTGGAGAAGTATTTGACCGGCATGAAGCATGTCGAAATTCAGATCATGGCCGATCGTCATGGTAACGCGGTACATTTGTTCGAGCGGGACTGTTCTGTGCAGCGCCGCAGACAGAAGCTCGTTGAGGAGGCGCCATGCCCGGTTCTGAGTGAAGATCTTCGGGAGCGAATGGGGCTCGCGGCTGTGCGCGCGGCTCTGGCCGTGGAATATTGTGGCGCAGGCACGCTGGAGTTTTTGCTAGGACCAGACGGGCAGTTCTATTTCATGGAGATGAACACCCGCATCCAGGTCGAGCATCCAGTTACGGAGATGATTACCGGAATTGATCTGATCAAGGAAATGATCTCCGTAACCGAAGGTAATCCGCTATCATTTACGCAGGAAGATCTTAAGATCAACGGCGTTTCGATCGAATGCCGTATCAATGCGGAAGATTCCGATCGAAGCTTCATGCCTTCTCCGGGCAAGATCGGTTTCTACTTGCCTCCAGGCGGTATCGGCGTTCGTGTGGATAGCTCGGCTTATCCTGGTTATACGATTTCACCGCATTATGATTCCATGATTGCTAAGCTGATCGTTTGGGCTCCTACTCGCACAGAGGCGATAGCGCGAATGAAACGTGCGCTTGCTGAATTTGCGATCGAGGGGATCAAGACGACGATCCCGTTCCACTTGAAACTGCTAGAGCACCCGATCTTCCTCGGAGGCAGCTTCGACATCAAATTTTTGGAAGAACATGATGTGAACAAGCCCTATGGCGATGAAGCTGCAGACGCTTGA
- a CDS encoding acetyl-CoA carboxylase biotin carboxyl carrier protein, giving the protein MFKLNEIKELIKLIDQTSVQEFEIENEGTRLLIRKPGKTEAIVYQNAPAVHTYMPAPEQAAAPAPAAAVAQTPAAAAPSVPQENLHQIVSPMVGTFYSASSPDNPPFVTPGSKVTEKSVVCILEAMKLMNELEAEVRGEIVEVLVQNGQLVEYGQPLFLVRPE; this is encoded by the coding sequence ATGTTCAAACTTAACGAAATCAAAGAGCTGATCAAGCTGATTGACCAGACTTCCGTGCAAGAATTCGAGATTGAGAACGAAGGTACCCGCCTGCTGATCCGTAAGCCGGGCAAGACGGAGGCGATCGTTTATCAAAATGCGCCTGCTGTCCATACATATATGCCTGCTCCGGAGCAAGCCGCAGCCCCTGCACCAGCTGCAGCAGTTGCCCAGACGCCTGCAGCGGCAGCGCCGAGTGTGCCGCAGGAAAACCTGCATCAAATCGTTTCGCCGATGGTCGGCACTTTTTATTCCGCCTCTTCTCCGGACAACCCGCCCTTTGTAACGCCGGGTAGCAAGGTAACCGAGAAAAGCGTCGTCTGCATTCTTGAGGCGATGAAGCTGATGAACGAGCTGGAAGCAGAGGTACGCGGCGAAATCGTCGAGGTGCTCGTGCAGAACGGTCAATTGGTCGAATATGGCCAGCCGTTGTTCCTGGTCCGTCCGGAATAA